GAGGAGGACCTTGCCGCGCAGTTGTTCGCGCAGCGCGGTGAGCCGTTCGAGCGAGCCCTCGCCCGGGGTGGCGTTGATGACGACCCGAGCCTTGCCCGCGGCTGCTGCGGCGGCGCCCGGCGAGCGGTCCGCCACGGTCACCTCGTGCCCGGCCGCGGTGAGCGCGCGGGCGAGGTTGCCGCCTACGCGGCCGTTCCCGAGTACGGCGATCACGGTGTTGTGCTCCTCGTTCGGTTCGTCGGTGGTCAGCGGGAGAGGGTGGTGACGGCCTCGGCGTGCACGCCGGGCGCGGCGGCGAGGAAGCTGTCGCTCGCCGGGGTCCAGGGGCGGCCCTCGGCGTCGGACACCCGCCCGCCGGCCTCGGTGACGAGCAGCGCCCCGGGCAGCAGGTCGGCGCGGGCACCGGCGAACTGCCAGAAGGCGTCGACCCGGCCGGCGGCCACGTCGAGCAGGTGCAGGGTCGCGGGCACGGAGGTGCGCACCACGAGCGCGTCGCGGAGCATCGCGGTGATCGAGGAGCCGACGCGCCGCACGACCGCCTCGTCCTCGTCCGGCCTGGCCTGGCTCGTGGCCACGAGGCCCAGCCCCAGGCTCGCGGTGCCGGACACGCGCAGCGGCCGGCCGTCGACGTGCGCGCCGCCGCCCGCGAGCGCGGTGTGGGTCTCGCCGGTCAGCGGCAGGTGGACCGCGGTGAACACCGGCCGGTTGTCGCGCACGAGGGTGGCGGTGACCGCCCAGTCGGGCAGGCCGTGCAGGTGGTTGACGTTGCCCTCGGCCGGGTCCACGACCCACCACTCCCCGTCGGGCAGGGCACCGCCCGCGAGTTCGTCCTCCACCCAGCGGGCGCCCGGGCGCAGGTCGGTGAGGTGGGGGCGCAGGACCGCGAGGGCCGCCTCGTCGTTGGCGGCGAGCGCGGCCATCAGCTCGTCGCGGGTCCGGTGGCGGACCACCCCGCCGAAGCGCTCGCGCAGCGCCGAACCGGCCTCGCGCACGGCGACAACGGTCTGGGCGAGCAGGTCGGCAGTCGTCCCGGGCATGGTGGTGCTCCTGTCTGAGGGGGATCGTCGGGCGCTTTTCCCGCGCACCGACACCACAGAAGTTATGCGGGCCAACCATTAACTTCAAGTGCATGTAAAGCACGGCTAGGATTACTCAAATGCAATTGGACTTGAACCTGCTCGCCGCGCTCGACGCCCTGCTGGAGGAGGGCAGCGTGACCGCGGCGGCCGAGCGCCTGCACGTCACCGCCCCCGCGATGAGCCGGAGCCTCGGCCGGATCCGGCGCACCACCGGTGACCAGATCCTGGTGCGCACCGGGCGCACGATGACGCCGACGCCGTACGCGATCGCCGTCCGGGAACAGGTGCACGAACTGCTCCAGCAGGTCCGGGCCGTGCTGGCGCCGAGCCGTGAGCTGGACCTGGCCACGCTCGACCGCACGTTCACGCTCCGCTGGCACGACTCGCTCGTGGCCCTGGCGGGCCCCGCGCTGCTGGCGGCCGTGCGCGAGCGGGCACCGGGCGTGCGGTTGCGGTTCCTGGCGGAGTCGCACACCGACACCCCCGAGCTGCGCCGCGGCGAGGTGGACCTGGAGGCGAACGCGGGCCGGCCGGGCGCGCCCGACGTCCGCGCCGAGGAGGTGGCCCGGACCCGCCACGTCGTCGTCGTGCGGCGGGGCCACCCGCTCACCCGGGGCCGGACCCTCACCGCCGCGCGGTACGCGGCGGCCGAGCACATCACCGTCTCGCGGCGCGGAAAGCTGGACAACGCCGTCGACGAAGCCCTTGCACGGCTCGGCCTCACCCGGCACGTGGTGGCGGCCGCGCCCACCGAGGCGGCCGCGTTCGCGTTCGTGCGCGCCTCGGACCTGCTCGTCACGGCGCCGGAGGCGATCACGCGGGCGGCTGACCTCGCCTCGCTCCCGCTGCCGTTGGAGCTGCCGCCGGCGAGGGTGTACCTGTCCTGGCACCAGCGCTATGACACCGACCTGGCGCACGCCTGGTTGCGGGACCTCGCGCGGGATGCGCTGGCGGCGGCGGGCAACGGCGGGGCGGAGCGCTGAAGCCGACGGCGGGAGGGGCGGCCGGCGCACCGGCCGCCCCACCGCGGCTGCCCGCGATCAGGGCGTGCACATGGCGTAAGCCTGGGCGTTGTCCCGATAAGCCTTGGCCATCCAGGTGTTGGGCTCGTCCGGGCTGGGCGCGCTGGTCTCGACCGCGTCGGTCACCACGTCGAAACCGTTCTTGTGCAGGAGCGTGTCGAAGCCGCCGCCGATCAGGGCGGTGCCCGCCGGGCACGTGGCCTTCACGAGCTGGCGCGCCGCACCCATCGGGGACACGGCCACGGTGGGCACGGGGGCACCCGCGACGCACAGGGCGAACGCCCGCGCCTGCCCCTTGGCCAGGTTCACCTTCCAGGTGTTGGGGATGTACTGGTCCGGCGCGTTCTCCTCGACCGCGTCGGTCATGTTCCCCGCGAGGGACGTGACGAGCCGGGCGTCCTGACCGCCACCGACGAGGCCGGTGCCGTCCGGGCAGCGGGCGTAGGCGGTCTCCGCCTGGTTCGACCACGCGGAGGCCACGATGGTCGGCACGGGGGCGTCGGCGAGGCACAGGGCGAACGCGCGGGCCTGCCCCTTCTTCAGCTGCACGGTCCACTGCTGGGCGTTGTCCACGTTGGGCGCGTTGGCCTCGACGTCGTCGTTGACGGTGCCGACGAGGGTCGAGACCAGGCGGGCGTCCTGGCCGCCGCCGACGAGCGCGGTGCCCGGCGGGCAGTTCGCCCTGGCGACCTCGGCCGGTGCCGACCAGTCGGAGGCGACGACCAGCGGGACGGGGGCGTCGGGCGCGCACAGCGCGACGGCTCTGCTCCTGCCCTTCTTCTCCTGCGTCTTCCAGGTGTTCGGGATCGTCTCGTCCGGTGCGTTGGCCTCCAGGCCGTCGGTGACCTGGTCCACGGTGTTGGCCACCAACTCGCCCTGCACGCCGCCGCCGACGAGGCCGGTGCCGGACGGGCAGGTGGCCCTGGCTACCCCGCCCATGCCGGACCAGTCCGAGATGACGACCCGGGGCACGGGTGTCGCCTGCGCCGCGGCGGGCTGGACCGCGGCGAATGCACTTGTGCTGACCAGGGCCGTCGTCGTGGCGATCGCACCCAGCAGTTTCGCGTTGAAACGCATGATTGTCTCCCGTTAATAGGTGCCCTGTGTTCGTACGGGCACCCATCAGTGATAGCGCTATCCGAACATCATTTATCTATTGCCCAAGAATGTTCACCCAATCGAGTGGAAAAGAATTCCATGATCGTGCCGAAACACGTTTATTGCGGATTCTCGAAGTCGGCGCCGGGTCATCCGACCCCGTCGACGGCACTCCCATGACTTGGGCAAATGCCCCGCATCCGGGCGGGCCGCGTGATACAACGGTCGAACCCCGCATTGTGCGGGGTCACCGCCAATGAGAGGGGAACTCGTGTCCAATCCCGTGTTCCCCGGCATCGACGACCTGCTGACGCTGGTGCGCAACCTGGTGCGCCGCCCGCGGTTGTTCGAGCGCGACCCCGACCTCGACGTGCGCGGCGACCTGCCGCTCCCGCTCGTCTGCCTGGTCCGCGAGCCCGGCGCCGACGGCTTCCTGGCCCGGCTCGACCGGGCGCTGGACGCCAAGCTGCCCAAAGTGCCGCACGTGCTGGTCGACGTGGACCGGGTCGGCGAGCACCCCGACGCCGTGCTGCCGCTGCTGCACGAACTCCACGTCGCGTTGCGCCACCAGCAGCTGGGCCGCAACCCGCTCCGGCGGTTCGACCACTACGAGCTGGCCCACCACCTGACCGGCGTGCGGCTGCCGCCCCGGCAGGTCAAGCGGGAGGAACCCGTCGAGACCGTGCTGCGCGCGTGGAGCGGCGGCTCCCCGCTGTCCGGCCCGGCGGCCGAGGTCGTGGACAAGGCCGGTGAACGCGCGCAGCTGCTGATCGCCCTGGCCAAGTTCGCCGGGCGCCTGGTCGGCCTGTACTGGGGGCGCGACCGCATCCCCGGCCTCGGGCGCGAGCGGCGGTGGTTCATGGGGCAGCCGTACATGGTGCCCAGGCACTCCCAGGACTTCCTCGGCTTCGCCGCGCGCCTGACCCGGGACCGCCGGGACTTCGAGAACCCCGAGCAGGTCCGCAAGCTGCTGGTGCACGCCTTCCTGGAGGACCTGCGCATCGCCTACCGGCGCACCAGGCTGCGGTTCCTGCCGCGCCGCCGGGGGCTGCGGCGCACCGCGCACGTCACCGCGCTGCTGGACAACGTGGACGGACCGGGCGGCTGGGAGCTGCTGCGGCTGGTCAACGAGGTCCGCAACGAGACCGGGCAGCTCGACCCGCTGCTGATCATCACCACGAGCCGCGGGCAGCCGGCCCTGCTGGGCGAACCGCCCGGGCCGAACAAGCCGAACGTGGCCAAGCTGGCGCTCACCGCCTGGAAGGGGCGGCTGCCCCGGCGGCGCCAACTGCTCGCCGAGGACGCGCGCTACCTGTTCGTCACCCTGCCGGCGACCGTGCCGCCCGACGACGCCGGCCCGGACGAGCAGGACCGGCGCGCCTGGGAGACCGAGGCGCGCGAGCAGCCCCGGCCGGAACCGCGGCTGGCCCGCCGGGGCGTCGCCGAGGTGGTCGCGGTCTGCGCGCTGCTGGCCGCGCTGGTGGTGCCCACCCTGGCGGTGCGGGACCACTGGCGCGCCGGGTGCGCCTTCTTCGGCGCGGTCTCCGGCGGCGTCGCCACCGGGCTCGCCCGCATCGACGGCCACGACCAGTGCGTCGGCTACAGCGACAGCGACCGCCAGGTGTTCGGCGACAACCCGCGGCTGCGCCTGGCGCAGGAGCACGTCTTCGCGCAGAACGAGGTCGCCGAGCGGCTGCACCGGGAGGTCCGCGACCGGCCCTACGTCAGCCTGGTCTACTTCGCCGGCCTGACCGCGAACGACAGCGCCCCGGCCACCGAGCACTCCGTGGCCGAGGAGCTGGAGGGCCTGGTGATCCGGCAGCGGGAGCAGAACACCACCACGTCGACGGCGGAACCGCTGCTGCGCGTCGTCGTGGCCAACGGCGGCGCCGGGATGGACGCGGCCGCCGTCGTGGCCCGCGACATGATCGTCCCGCTGACCCGGTCCGACCCGAGCATCCTCGGGGTGGTCGGCCTGGACCGCAGCGTGGCCCAGACCGAGGAGGCGATCAGGGAGCTGGGCAGGCACGGCGTCCCCACCCTGGGCACCACGCTGACCAAGGTGGGGCTGGACCGGCTGTCACCGCTGTACTTCCAGCTCGTGCCCGACAACGGCAGGCAGGCGGCGCTGCTCGGCGAGTACGCGCGCCGGGTCCGGGCGACCGCGGTGACGATCTACCACCCGCCCGTCGACGGGCCCAACACCTACGTCACCTCGCTCGTGGAGGCCGTCCGCGACCGGCTCGGCGGCGGCGGCGTCGCGGTGTCGACCACCGGGTGGGTCGGCTCGCCCACCGAGCTGCCCGCGCTGTGCGCCGACCAGCGCGACCGGAGCGGCGAGGTGGTGTTCTACGCGGGCCGGGAGAACGACTTCGGCGACTTCCTGCGCACCGTGCGGCGCAACTGCCCCGACCTGGCCAGGCTGCCGCGCATCGTCGCCGACGACGCGACGTCCCGGTTCGTCGCCCACGCACCCGGCCGGGACCAGAACGAGTTCAACGGCGTGTCCGTCTCCTACGTCGGCATGGGCGGGCTCGTGGTGCTCGCGGGCCGGCGCTGCGTCGAGGGCGGCTCCGGGGCGCTGGCCGGCGGCGCCTCGGCCCTCGACGCGTTCTGCGCGGGCTACCGGGACCTCCGCGAGGACCTGGGGTCGCTGCCCGCCGAGGACCGGCCGGTGATGCCCTGGCCCGGCGAGCGGGTCGGCGGCCTCTACGACACGGCCGGCCTGTTCGTGGACGCCGTGCGCCGGCTGCGGTCGGCCGACCCGGCGCCACCGCACCCGGCGGCCATCGCCCAGGAGTTCCGCGAGATGACCTTCCTCGGCGCCACCGGCGTGATCGACTTCCGCGCGTCGCGGATCGCCAACGGCCGCAACCTCGCCGTGCTGACCATCGACAACGTCCGGGACCTCGAAGGCGACGACGGGGTGCCGCGGTGCGTGCTGATGGTGGGCGCGCTCTACCGGGAGGACCAGCCCCGGCAGGACAACGGCTGCCCCGGGGCGCCCTGAAGCCCCGCCGCTCCACGGCTCCCGCCCCCGGTCGTTACGGTGAGTGGTCGGCGAGGGGATGCTCATGATCAGGTTGGACCGCCTGGTGAACGTGCTGGGTGGCTACGGCGTGCGGCTGGCGTGCTGCCCGGTGCCGCGGTCGACCGAGCTGCGCAGCGTGGTGATGCGCGAGTCCACGCGGGCCCGGGCCGTCGACGGGGACGTGTTCCTGGCCGTGGGCGCCGGTTCGGTGGCGCGGGCGGTGGAGTGGGCCGCGCGGGCCCGGGCGAGCGCGGTGCTGGTGCACGGCGGTGCCGAGGTGGCCGAGGAGGCCGCCGCGCTGGGCGAGGCCGGTGGCGTGGCGGTGCTGGTGGTCGAGCCCGAGGTGTCGTGGAGCCAGTTGGCCGGCGTGGTCTACGGGCTGGTGCTGGAGGGCCGGGAGACCGAGTCCGGTCGCGGGCCGACCGACCTGTTCGCGCTGGCCGACAGCCTGGCCGGCGCGGTCGGCGGCGCGGTGACCATCGAGGACCGCTCGTCCGGCGTGCTCGCGTACTCCGACTCGCGGCAGGGCGCCGACCAGGCCCGGTTGGAGACGATCCTGGCGCGGCGGGTGCCGGACCGGCTGCGGGGGCTGTTCGAGGCGCGCGGGGTGTTCGCCCACCTGGCGACCCGCGACGAGCCGCTGTTCGTCGAGGGTGACCCGGAGCACGGGCTGACCGGGCGCGTGGTGGTGGCGGTGCGCGCGGGCCGGGAGCTGCTGGGGTCGGTGTGGGTGACCAGCGGGACCCCGCTGACCGGCGCGCGGTGCGCCGCGCTGGCCGACGGCGCGCGCACGGTGGCGCTGCACCTGCTGCGCCACCGGGCCAGCGCGGACCTGGAGCGCCAGGTCGAGTCCGACCTGGCCGCGCGGCTGATCGAGGGGACCGCGGACGCCGCCACGGTGGTCAGCAGGCTCGGACTGCCACCGGTCGACCTGCGGGTCGTCGCGGTCCGGGCGCGCATCGCCGCCGAGCGCCACGAGGCCCTGCTCCTCGCCTTCGAGCGCGCCACCACCGGGTTCGGCTGGTCGCGGCCCGGGCGCAGCGCGCTGGCGGGCAACACCCTCTACACGGTGCTGCCGGGCGAGCGGGTGGGCGCGGCCCGGGAGTGGGTGGCCCAGCTGCGCGCCGCGCTGCCGGACCGGGTGGTGGTGACCGCGGGCATCGGCGGCCCGGCCCCGGCCGCCGACCTGCCCGCGAGCAGGCAGGAGGCCGACGAGTGCCTGGCGCTGCACGAGGCGCGCCCGCCGGACGCGCCGCCGCCCGCCTACGACGAGTCGTGGGACGACATCCTGCTCCAGCGGTTGCGGGCCGCCGCGCGGGCGGGCCGCACCCCGGCGCGGGGACCGGTGGCCGAGCTGCGCCGGCACGACCAGGAGCACGCCACGCACTACGTGGCGACGCTGCGGGCGTGGCTGGAGGCCCAGGGCGACCTCGCGCGGGCGGGTGACCGGCTCGGCGTGCACCCGAACACCATCCGCTACCGGCTGCGCAAGATGACCGAGGTGACCGCGCTCGACCTGGACGACGCCCGCAAGCGCCTCGCCATGATCATCCACCTCGCCGCGGCCGACGACGACTGACCGGGCGGTTTGTCGGACAGCGTCAAAAAGGCACCTCCGAATTGTCGGCCGCGGACAGCGGGGTCGAGGGCGTCCCGGGTGATGCTGGCGTCGTCAGCAAGCACTCGTCCCGGTGTGGAGGTGGTCATGGTCGAGCGCATCGACGGCGGGCCGCGGTCGGCGGTCGTGGTCGGCGCGGGCGTCGTGGGCCTGTCGACCGCCTGGTTCCTCCAGGAGCGCGGCGTCGAGGTGACCGTGGTCGACCGCGCGTCGGTGGCCGCCGGTGCCTCGTGGGGCAACGCCGGCTGGATCGCGCCCGGCCTGGCCATCCCGCTCAACGAGCCCTCCTCGCTGCGCCACGTGCCGCGGTCGCTGCTCAGCCGCACCGCGCCGCTGCACGTCCCGCCGACCGCGGACCCGCAGCTGTGGGCGTTCCTCGCGCGGTTCGCGGCGAACTGCCGCCGGTCGTCGTGGACGCGGGCGGTGGAGGCGAACCTGCCGCTCAACGAGGAGTGCGTCGAGACCTTCGACGTGCTCACCGCCAACGGCGTGGACGCCGTCACCGCCGACGCGCCGATCACCGCCGCCTTCCGCACGCCGCGGCGGGCGCAGGGGCTGCTGCGGGAGCTGCGCGCCCTGGCCGACGCCGGCCAGCCGGTCGACCACGTCGAGCTCGACGGCGACCGGCTGCGCGAGCACGTGCCCCTGGCCTCGCCCGCGCTCACCGCGGGCGTCCGCGTCGACCGGCAGCGCCACGTCGACCCCGGCGCCTTCGTCGAAGCCCTCGCCCGGTCGGTGGTCGCGCGCGGCGCCACCATCCGCCTGCTGGAGGTCGTCGACGTCCGGGCCGGGGCCAGGGGCGTCACCGTCCACCCGCGCACCGGCAGGGCCGTCACCGCCGACGTCGCGGTCGTGGCCACCGGCGCGTGGCTGACGCCGTTGGCGCGGCGGTGGGGCGTGCGCGTGCCGGTGCGCGCGGGGCGCGGGTACTCCTTCACCGTGCCCGTCGACCGACCGGTACCCGGGCCGATCTACCTGCCCGACGTGC
This portion of the Saccharothrix syringae genome encodes:
- a CDS encoding inositol monophosphatase family protein, giving the protein MPGTTADLLAQTVVAVREAGSALRERFGGVVRHRTRDELMAALAANDEAALAVLRPHLTDLRPGARWVEDELAGGALPDGEWWVVDPAEGNVNHLHGLPDWAVTATLVRDNRPVFTAVHLPLTGETHTALAGGGAHVDGRPLRVSGTASLGLGLVATSQARPDEDEAVVRRVGSSITAMLRDALVVRTSVPATLHLLDVAAGRVDAFWQFAGARADLLPGALLVTEAGGRVSDAEGRPWTPASDSFLAAAPGVHAEAVTTLSR
- a CDS encoding LysR family transcriptional regulator yields the protein MQLDLNLLAALDALLEEGSVTAAAERLHVTAPAMSRSLGRIRRTTGDQILVRTGRTMTPTPYAIAVREQVHELLQQVRAVLAPSRELDLATLDRTFTLRWHDSLVALAGPALLAAVRERAPGVRLRFLAESHTDTPELRRGEVDLEANAGRPGAPDVRAEEVARTRHVVVVRRGHPLTRGRTLTAARYAAAEHITVSRRGKLDNAVDEALARLGLTRHVVAAAPTEAAAFAFVRASDLLVTAPEAITRAADLASLPLPLELPPARVYLSWHQRYDTDLAHAWLRDLARDALAAAGNGGAER
- a CDS encoding ABC transporter substrate-binding protein, with amino-acid sequence MSNPVFPGIDDLLTLVRNLVRRPRLFERDPDLDVRGDLPLPLVCLVREPGADGFLARLDRALDAKLPKVPHVLVDVDRVGEHPDAVLPLLHELHVALRHQQLGRNPLRRFDHYELAHHLTGVRLPPRQVKREEPVETVLRAWSGGSPLSGPAAEVVDKAGERAQLLIALAKFAGRLVGLYWGRDRIPGLGRERRWFMGQPYMVPRHSQDFLGFAARLTRDRRDFENPEQVRKLLVHAFLEDLRIAYRRTRLRFLPRRRGLRRTAHVTALLDNVDGPGGWELLRLVNEVRNETGQLDPLLIITTSRGQPALLGEPPGPNKPNVAKLALTAWKGRLPRRRQLLAEDARYLFVTLPATVPPDDAGPDEQDRRAWETEAREQPRPEPRLARRGVAEVVAVCALLAALVVPTLAVRDHWRAGCAFFGAVSGGVATGLARIDGHDQCVGYSDSDRQVFGDNPRLRLAQEHVFAQNEVAERLHREVRDRPYVSLVYFAGLTANDSAPATEHSVAEELEGLVIRQREQNTTTSTAEPLLRVVVANGGAGMDAAAVVARDMIVPLTRSDPSILGVVGLDRSVAQTEEAIRELGRHGVPTLGTTLTKVGLDRLSPLYFQLVPDNGRQAALLGEYARRVRATAVTIYHPPVDGPNTYVTSLVEAVRDRLGGGGVAVSTTGWVGSPTELPALCADQRDRSGEVVFYAGRENDFGDFLRTVRRNCPDLARLPRIVADDATSRFVAHAPGRDQNEFNGVSVSYVGMGGLVVLAGRRCVEGGSGALAGGASALDAFCAGYRDLREDLGSLPAEDRPVMPWPGERVGGLYDTAGLFVDAVRRLRSADPAPPHPAAIAQEFREMTFLGATGVIDFRASRIANGRNLAVLTIDNVRDLEGDDGVPRCVLMVGALYREDQPRQDNGCPGAP
- a CDS encoding PucR family transcriptional regulator is translated as MIRLDRLVNVLGGYGVRLACCPVPRSTELRSVVMRESTRARAVDGDVFLAVGAGSVARAVEWAARARASAVLVHGGAEVAEEAAALGEAGGVAVLVVEPEVSWSQLAGVVYGLVLEGRETESGRGPTDLFALADSLAGAVGGAVTIEDRSSGVLAYSDSRQGADQARLETILARRVPDRLRGLFEARGVFAHLATRDEPLFVEGDPEHGLTGRVVVAVRAGRELLGSVWVTSGTPLTGARCAALADGARTVALHLLRHRASADLERQVESDLAARLIEGTADAATVVSRLGLPPVDLRVVAVRARIAAERHEALLLAFERATTGFGWSRPGRSALAGNTLYTVLPGERVGAAREWVAQLRAALPDRVVVTAGIGGPAPAADLPASRQEADECLALHEARPPDAPPPAYDESWDDILLQRLRAAARAGRTPARGPVAELRRHDQEHATHYVATLRAWLEAQGDLARAGDRLGVHPNTIRYRLRKMTEVTALDLDDARKRLAMIIHLAAADDD
- a CDS encoding NAD(P)/FAD-dependent oxidoreductase, whose amino-acid sequence is MVERIDGGPRSAVVVGAGVVGLSTAWFLQERGVEVTVVDRASVAAGASWGNAGWIAPGLAIPLNEPSSLRHVPRSLLSRTAPLHVPPTADPQLWAFLARFAANCRRSSWTRAVEANLPLNEECVETFDVLTANGVDAVTADAPITAAFRTPRRAQGLLRELRALADAGQPVDHVELDGDRLREHVPLASPALTAGVRVDRQRHVDPGAFVEALARSVVARGATIRLLEVVDVRAGARGVTVHPRTGRAVTADVAVVATGAWLTPLARRWGVRVPVRAGRGYSFTVPVDRPVPGPIYLPDVRVACTPYRDGLRVAGTMEFRDPDAPGSHARLEAVVASARPLLDGVRWDERRDVWVGPRPVTPDGRALIGAVRLPGVYVAGGHGMWGLAHGPVTGRLLAEQITTGKQPGALRPFDPLR